atgtagggaccaaaagggaTGACGATTTCAAAACTCAACAATCAAATTGGCTCCCAAATTGAAAATATCCTTGAACTAAAGGGACAAAAAGGTATTTTTGCCTTGCACCTTTTACGTCGTAATTATTGCTGCTAGTTGTGGTTATAGGACCAtaaacacaaacaagaaatagaTAAGAGGAACAATAGTGAAGTACGAAAATTTCAACAGAATCCCCGGAGCTGCAGCAGCTCACCACTAATGTGATGATTTATTACCACCTACTTGGTGAAACATACCACAGCCGAATAAATAGAGGTGGAACAAAATTGCAAGTATTCTTTAAGCATAATGAAGAACTGTACATCCAGAGACAGCAGCGAAATACATCAAACAGAGATACTAGGCCTGGATTCATTTTTTGGCAAATTCAAAGATGGtagcaaaaaataaactttGCCGAAgcagaaaaagaaattgaacaAGTAACTCTTAGCAAAGATGATCCATCTCACTAACTGCATGAAAAGGAGGAAATAATGTTTATACAATTCTCATAATTGTGTTCATCAGAATGGAGGCTTCCTATGGGCAACTAATGAAATGTGGCTTCCAAACAACGAAAAATTCAACAACCATGGCTACCCATATTTGCAGCAGTAGATATAATCTTACAAAACCAAACTCTAAAAATACTGCATAATTGAACAGGGGAAAAACTGATAAATAGGTAACTAAATATCCAACCCCCTGCTTATGaaataattatcttttaaaCAATActtaaagaggaaaaaagagagaagggacATTTTTGCCAACACAAAATTACAATGGCTATCTCAGAACTTGGTTAAGCTTATATCCCAGGTCAAAGGGAAAAATTGTGAGATTGGTTAAGCTTATATCCCTTCTAAACTAGGGTATGCAATTTGGACAATCAAATTGGGTCAAGTCGGATCTTGGGAGGAATAGACCCACCACCATCAGTTTTTGGAGGGAGGCCCGCCGTATACCTATGAAGTCATCAGATCGAGCGGCAGGCAGATTGGGAGGGTTGGGCAGGCAGGTGGCTTGGACAGCCCTAAGTGAAACAAAGACCAAAACTAGTAACCAGTAGAACAAAGATCGAGTCTGGACTAGGAGTTTTGGTTGTGGAGGCGTCCAATCATGTCCAAGGAGTCGATGATGGGTTTCTTTGCCCATAGATCATCGCTTTGGATTTCTAGATTTTTGTACCGagttatttttggatttattgtGATTTAGAATGTAAAATCTAGTTATTGATTTTGCTAGTGGGTGTTTTAATATCTGTATATTAGGATTTTTGCTGTTGTAAAAGTGAGATTGATATCACTTTGTGAGGCCTCCTAGTTATGTTCTAACCTGAAACAATTATAACATATTCAGATGGTGTTGATTTTCTTTGAAGTTATCACGGGCTTGAAAGTCAATGTTGGCAAAAGTGAGATTGTTCCAAAAGGTAAGGTAAGGAATTTGAATGCTCTGGCTAGTGTTTTGTGTTGTAAAATGGGCAGCCTGCCCATGGCTTACTTGGGTATGCCTCTTAGGGCTCATTTAAGGCCTTCTCGATATGGAACCCTATCATATAAATAATGGAGAGGAGTCTTGAAAACGTTTAAATTTGTCAAAGGTGGCAAACTGACTTTATTAAGAAGTACTCTCTCGAGTCTTCCAACCTATTATTTATCCTTGCTTACCATCCCTTAATCTATGGCGACTAGATTAGAAATTATTCAAAGGAATTTCCTATGGGGGACATCTAAGGATGAATTCAAATATCCTTTAGTCGCATGGAAAAAGGTTTGTTTGCTAGTAGAGGCAAGTGGTTTGGGGATCCGGAGGATTGGGTTGTTTAACCAAGCCTTGCTTGGAAAGTGATTATGGTATTTTGGGATTGAAGTCAATTTCTTATGGCATCAGGTAATAGCGAAATTAGAAGGAGATGGTGCACTAGAATTGTTAGGACACATGGCTGTGGGATGTGGAAGAATATTAGGGCAGGTGCAAAGAATTTAGAAACTCTCTCTGGATGTATTGTATGCGGTGGGAGCAGGTCATCGTATTCGGTTTTGGTACAATCCTTGGAGTGGGCACCCTCCTCTAAAGGATCTTTATCCCGACCTTTTTGCTTGCTCTGTTCTAAAAATGCTTGGATTTCTGATTTGATTATTTCTTCATCAGAAAGGGGGAGGTAGAGGCTGGAGTATACATTTCTACAGAGCCTTTCATAACTGTGTGTTGGAGGAAGTGTAtactttctttgagtttcttTATTCCAAATGCCAAGCGGTGAGAGTGATAATAATTTGACTTGACAGTTGTCACGGAATGGTGTTTTTGATGTGCACTCTTATTATAACTCTTTGTCTGGTCCTCTTATTGCTTCTTTCCCTTGGAAGAACATTTGGTGTGTAAAGGTACCTAAAAGggtgtctttctttttatagACAATAGCTTGGGGTAGGATTCTCACCATTGATAATCTTGTTAAAAAGGGATTGCTCTTACTTAATTGGTGTTACTTGTGTCGTTGTGATGGGTAAACTGTGGATCATCTTTTGCTCCACTGTGAGTTTGCTCATGTGTTGTGGAGTGAAGTTATCCTGATGTTAGGGGTTCAATGGGTGATGCCAAAGACAATCACATCTCTTCTATTTGCATGGAGGAATTGGTTGAGaaaaattcttcaaatatttggaatttggtacTAGCTTTCTAATGTGGTTAATTTGGCAGAAGCACAATACTCATACATTTAAAGATATGAAGATATGAGAGACCTTTAGATCTTTTGAAATCTTTGCTAATTGGGACTTTGTTTACGTTGTCTTGAATTTGGGGTTTTACACAATgtagttcaattttttatttccatctTTCTGTTCTTATTGATTTGCTTGTAATTGCTTCAAGTACTTTGTGTTCTTCATTGTGAAcacaaagtattttttttttcttcaataaaacttctattacttatcaaaaaaaaaaagaagtgagtTCTTGGTTTTCCAAAACATGAAAGAgcttttttcgtttttttcttttctttgtattCTTCCAattatgaacaaaaataaaataaaataaaatgatttaaaaaaataataatttatggattttttttaattttacaaaattccaaaaaaataaaataaaaataaaacacaaaactacaTCATTTTTTGGTAGTTAACGAAACCCACATAACTGAATTAGACGgaaggactaaattgaaaaaagttaaaagtcagataattgaattgaattttagaaGTTAGCATGTCATTTgtaatttagcaaaaaaaatttaaacttgtggaaaaaaaaagggtaaagggGGATTGGCTTTTATTGGAATGAAGcttaaacataaataatatattaaaaaaattaggaagAGGCAAGTGAAACAAAACACAAGTATAGCAAACTAACCTAAAATGAGCTGTACTTAACCATAACCATAAAACGGTGCAAACACTAACCTCCCCACGATTTACATGTAATCCAAACTAAACCATGAAGAAAGAACCGATAGTAGTTTGGCGAAGAACCTTTGAACTCCGATCAAGGCCATGGGAAGCAACCTATCAAGCAAAATATCCATgacagagagaaaaataaataaatgaaagaaatttgAACAGAAGGCACCCCTCTCCCCCAAACCCCACCCCACCCACCACTTCCCCGCCCCAATAAAAGATtgtaaacaataaaataaaaagcttaaGTTACTAAGTGTTTATGCTTGGTACTTGCACCATTGTTGGAAATGTCAGATATATAAAACAACACAAAAGATTCTTTCCCAACCTAAAATGaggatttttaaatttagagagagagagagagagaatttctttcttcacCATATAAGTTAGAGCAGCATAGCGTTCCTCGTTCAAATATAATGGCTTTCCTCTATGCATTTGAATATCCTGCAAtatggaaaaattaaaattataagaGAAGTGCGCATAAGTAGCATAAAGCCTCTAAATATAATTTCATACACACATAAAAGGCCCAATTTACAACAAAAGTAGCAGAAGGCTACAAAACTTCAAACAACTAAACAAGAACTTCATTTTTCAGCAGTAGTATCTAAGACCCCTGGAAATCCTGACTAAGTAAATTGATATTCAATACAAATATTGCAGAATTTTCATGAAATTAGGAAAATGTCTAACAGTTATATATCTTTCCATGGGCAAGCAACTAAATTGGTTTGAATTAGCAAGtgaatttttaagaataaatcaAAACCGCATAGGTAGATAAGTTTTAAAACTTCCACATCCAATCAAAAGGGAGCATTATTGTTATAAAGACTCTTTTGGTTAGgaattaaaacccaaaaaaaaaaaaaaaaaaaaaaaaaaattgagggagaaaaatgaagagacttagaacccaaaaaaataccTTTTGAGGTAGAAAAATGAGCAGAAGAAACCTAAAGTTTTATTTAGTACgtcaaaacaaaaagaaagcaaCAGAAGCAAGACATATATACCTCTTCACCAAAATCATCCAAGTAGGGTGATGGCCAAGGAGCTTGACGTGCAGATCTCTGTAGCAGGATTGTTGTTCTCTAGCATAACAAAGAGTATCATTTATCAGTTGCcagagagaagaaaaggaaaaaaacaaaccaCCCTCTAGGTAAGAGAGAACTCAAACTGAAATAAAACATATGAGAAACAATTTAGGACTCCCGAAACAAACTATATTGATGCATGTAAAGCATACTCTGATCAAAAGGAACACTCCAGTGCCAGCACCACAGGCCATTGCATGAGTTTGGCATCCACTTTGGCTTCAgaagaaataaacaaattatcaaatttccaGTTAGTAGTTGAAACATAAGCATCTAAACAACTTGAGATTAAATCAAAAACATGAACTGTGAAAAAGTTTGATTTGATGTCCTGTGACATTGAGATCAGAAGTGTGTGTATGTGcatttttgagaaacattatAGGTAACAGTGACTGCAAGGATGGGTGGAACAAGAACCTGCAGCATGGCTTCCAACTTGGAGAGCATAATCTACCACACAGGAGGCATAATGCAGGCTCATCAAGGACAGCTTTGCAGTCAGGGCAACGCTGTTTTATGAACCTGATAAagcataaatattttataatgtagattttctagaaaaaaaagtGCCTTAAGTACTCACATCTGACGTGGAACAGTAAAACAAACCTCTGCAAGATTTCCTGGTAAACATGGGGAAGATGCATTAACTTAAAGGGAACTGCAGGTGTTATGTGCATGACACGTCCAAAATTACGAACTTCAAACTCCTTGCGGAAGTGATGGGACCATTTCAAAACAAGAGACCGCACACCTTCACTCTTCAGAACAACATCCAGTGAGGGAATCGTAAACATGGTTTCTAACCGTTGAACTTCATTGAGCTCAACAAGAGAAGAACCATCAGTGATATCCATCATATCATTGATGGCAAGAGATGATCTATCAAACATATTGTCCCTCTCACAGAATGGTGCTCGGGCAGAAGAATTAAGTAGCTTCCACAGCAATGCACATCTCCGCAAATAAGGGAAACTCAAGCTACGAATTGTATCCTTCATATTACTAGAAGGGCCAACATAGTTTGAAACAAAATATTGTTGGACATATCCAAAGTCCCCTAAAACTTTGGAAATGTCAGAAATCAAGGAATCATTAATTCCTCGTTCATTCGACTTGCCTTGATTTATTCCACAATATGTAATTATAGCCTGCATTTCAATTATCAGGATCAGAAACTACTAATGGAAAATTGAAATTACTGATGTAAAGAATTAAGTGACATTGACACACCTGCGCTATAGAGACAACATAGAAGACATGCACAAGGGATAGCAAGGATTCTTCGCATGATAAAAATGGGTATGGAAGACAAAACAGAACCCACATCAATGATGAGAAAGGGTCACGAGAGAGGACAGGACCAGAAGCTCGATTCCAAAATTGAATATCAGAATTTGATTCTTCCATTGCAACTTGATTCAAGATACGCATCATATTACCTGTGAAGCATAGCAACGGTAATACCACTTATAAAGTGTATAAAATCTATCAAAAGGTATCATAAAGAATTGACAATCAACTtccaagaaaatgaaaataaataaattctctGGGCAAGCATTATGTCAACACATCATGAAGTGCCACCCTTTTTCAAGCaaattgtttcattaattacaaagaaaaagaaccgTGTTAACAGCCGCAATGCTCATCTTGGacgtacttttttttcttttttcttttttggggggtggggggggggggttgttggGGGCTAAGGCATTTGTTTTttacctacttttttttttttttggataggtaattAGATGTTTTATTGCAAAGAGCCTTCTTAAtgtaaaaatgacaaaattccTGCAGAAACAAAGGGCATATTACTGTTTTTACCAACTCATGATTGTAGCAAGTTGCCTTATCATATAAAGCAACACATCACACTGGTTTTCATTCAATCAGCCTCATTTATGTAAATCCATTTTAAAGCCTATTCTAAAAAAGCCAACCAGCTACTGTATCACCCCTTTAAAGAGGGTATGCTAATTCAAGGTGAGAGATTGCGGCAAGGGCCGCTCTTTTTTCCTCACAAATGTTTCACTCCCTTAGTGTGAGATGATATTTTATGACTTCcggatttttttcatttgaaccATCTCCATCTTCATGATTCGGAAGAGCTAACAATCCTGGGTCTTGTATCGTGTGCGGCCTATTTCGTTCTAAGAAAGAGACTTCCTTGAGCTCTGCAGCAGTAGCTGGGAGTACGTTAATCATCATAAACAAGTAGCCTTGGCACATTCAACAACAAAGCCATGGCATCATTCAACATGTGCGAAATTAATGCTTGGATATTAGAATTAGCTTTGTCCCCTTAAAGATAGGGATAActcctattgatgaaaagatgagagtaatttgagatggtttggtcatgtCCAGAGGAGAACGATTAATTCACTGGTAAGAAAGAGTTGATCCAAGCTAAGGGAATTaaaaaaggtagaggaagaccCAAATTAACTTGATACTAATAATACTTGGGATTTATTGTATAAAAggatgttttatatttttgagatgGATCACCTAAAACAGGGAGTCAGTTAGACGGACAGAGGAAGACCCAAATTAACATTAgcataagtaataaaaaaagactCCACAATTAAGGAAGTGATAGTGAGTATGACCTCAAATATAATAGAATAGGGAAAAAGTATACACGTTGCCAAACCTAACTAATCTGTTAAGGATTCATAGCCAACTccaaaaatttgggattaagTGATGCAGGAGCATCTACATCATGACATTCTCATTTGCATGGATCAGTTAGAATTTAGGCATGTTAATTGTTGTATTCAAATTGGAATTGATTGTAACTCTTAGGTACATGTGGGTGAGCTGGCATTTAGTTAGAATCAGCTAAGCTTCAGTTTGTTGTAAGCTTGAGGTAGTTGCAGCTGTAACTAACTCTTTTGCAGAAGTTAATTACAGTTCCAACTATCAAGCAAAGCCTGGCAACTTGAATTAGTTAGTATAAATAGTGTTAGTAATGATTTGTAATTCAGATTTGATAAATGAGAATTTTACTCAGCTTTGAATGATAAATTTCAAAGAAATACTCTTCTCTGCAGAGGTGTCTCCACCTATAAGCCACTCTAATCAACTCTCACTTCTTTCTAAATCCAAGCCTAAACACATAGCCCTTATCTACCTGCATCATTAAGGCTTGTTGTATTAGAATTAGCTTTGGAGCACCTTTTATATATCCTCAGTGGTTTAAATGTCaggaaattctgaaattttctGGTTTCTTTACAGGGGATGTACTAGTAGTCTATTGGGtcttattttgagttttattaaataaatgggTTTTTATTTGTTAGATTAGTTATTTAGTTTGGGCTTTAGTAGTAAAAGACCAAGGAAACCAAGTCTTATTAAGGTTCAAGAAGTCCAAGTTCTATACGTGTgctgcctatatatatatatatggatgtaAGGGTTTCTATTGGAGTAATAACACATTTATGGAGAATTCAGTAACTATTCCTCTTGAGGATTGTGTAATGCAACCCTTTCCAATTCCAAGATGTGATGCTGAAAAACCCTAGTTCGTTctatttttcattgaaatttctAGTGAGCTCTCACCAAATTTTCAACCAACATTAGATCTGGATTTGCATCTATTCATACCCTAAAATTTTAACCCTTGAAAACCTAAAACACCCATGCATCAAATAGCTCTCCAAAATCCTCAAAACACTATTCATAGGTACTGTTCATAATCCTGGAACGGTCCCTAAATCCTATAACAAGTTGCTTCCAGAACTTATAATTAAATTTGGGCAGTGGCTGGATGGAGAAAGGCCAATCCCcgcatcccccccccccccggcgggCGGTCTTTACTTTCTTGCCTACTCTGCAaacaagagaagaaaaaaaaagcaatttacTCCATTTCCCTTTCATCTTTATCCATCCTTCCTCTTCTCACTACAAAACACACTCACTGTGCACATGTTCTATGCCTGCCCTAATAAGTAACAAAAGCAAATATAAACTCCCTAGAAAGCTCAAAAGAAACATACAAAAGGAATTTTAACTCTCAAGGATAAGCAAGGGCACAGATGTAACAACTGTACCTTGTCCAAGCGTGCCACTTCCATGACCTACGGATATGCCGGAGCAAATAGACTCCGCAAAAAGCTGAGTGCCTATAAATCTTTGAAGCACGTGAATAGCATTCTTACTTCGGGTATTTTGGACAATTTTTAGCAACAAGGACAACATAAATCCTGTAGAAGATTTTAGTTCCCCATATATGGCACTTATACCATAATTTGGAGTCATTTGATTCCTTCCACAACGTGCAGCAATCTCCGTTGATATCAGGGAGTATTTAAGTGAATCCCACATAAGCATTGAGTGGCTTATCCTCGCAGACTCTGGCAACTTatcctgtttgtttggataaaagaTTTTTGAGAGCACCCGACAAACAGGCTCAAGATTTGGCAGCACTCTTCCATTTCTCCGCAGGGTGAAAACTTTAAGAATTTCACCCTTCCCAACCATATTGGCTGCAGATTGCAAGAGAGCCAAGGCTTGCTGAATGCGAAGAGAACCGATTTCTTCAGATGATGAGGTTGAAGGTCCAGCAGCAAGTGAGGAACTCAAAGTTGCACTTACAGGCTGCTTCTGAACCTCTTTAAAATCGGCAGGTAAAGCAGGCAAGACAGAATTTACAAGTCGGCGGCATACAGGGCAGAGGAACTCCCCCTGACAAAAAAGTACATGGCAcataaaaatgagaaataataaCCCATTTCCATTAACTACAGAGAATTAAAGACAGGAGGATTACCTGTTCTGGATCCACGATATGCCCTCCTTCAAAAACAATTCTTCTGACATATCTGGGTTAACAATATCAGAACATATCTTagatatttaaataaacaaacgCATTAAAGTCTCTCCTTCACAACACATAGGATGCAATAAACCCACAGATATCATTTCAATTTGTTTCAACATATCTACAGAATCACCAAAGATTTGacatatttcaattttcaacttcCCTCTTTCAAAGACAAGATATCCAGAGTTCAGACAAAAAGCAATCAGGAAGATCCATAATTCCAAATAGTAATAAATGTTGAATTTCCACTTTCCAGGGACTTACCTCTCCTTCACTGAAGATAAATAGCGATCAAGACATCCCTGATGCACAGCATGCCCACAGGAAGAAAGATGAACTCCATCACAATCTGTAGGTCCAAATCCATCATATGCTGGACACTTTGAAGTAGATTCTACAGAAGACTTATCCTTCTGAGCATCTTCAGACGCTGAAGGactttcttttgtctctttCAAAAGAGCAGCTATGTAATTTCTAAGCAAGACAGATTCAGCAACTCTGCTTCTTTCTAAGCCCCCTTCAGAAGTAGAAGGTTTATTGTCCTCCATAAAATTTGAATCCAGAATATTATCATGCACTTCTTTACGTATGGAGATGTACATATCTTGTTCCAATGTCTCAAAAGATTCGACTTCCTCAGGTTTCCCATAATAAGAAAATCCATCATCTGCATTCTGAACCAACTGTGCTGATGGGGAAGATGAAATCAAACCTGAACCATCTGAGGATGTGCTTATTCCAGAGTCATTAGTCACCTTGTCTGTAGCAATAGAAGCATGCTCCTTCTCTGACTGGTGAAATTGTTCCCATGATGGGGGACCTCTGTCAATGAAACTCACAAGCCTAGATTTCTTGTTCCAAGAACAAACAATATATCATCAATTCTTTACTCAAGATGCGAATGATATACATCAGCTCATATAGAGATATTATTCAAACCTAGTAAGGAACAGAAATAAGAAGAGACATGAAAGAGTTGCTAACCTGAAGAAGAATCAAGAATGATATGGGATTTTTGGAGTTGGGATCATgacaaagagagcaaacaactTGTGCAGACTCATCTGAATCATCTCTAACATCAGAGCTACTTAATTCTTGTCCAGATTTTGAACTTTCATCCACAGCAGAATCAATGCTTGCCAAAAACTTAGATTGCTCAGCTCTCATTTTTTCCTGCATGACAAACCCAGTAAGTTAACCCTTATCAGGGCAACACTTTATTTAGTGCAACGAAAGAATAACTGATACAGTCAGATCAGGGTAGGTTCAATTTTTCTACATAAAAAAGGTTCAAGAATTGTTGAGCAAAGTGTGACCGACCTAGGGTCAGCACAATAAGTGGTATACTCAGGTGAACAGACAACCAGATACACAATCACCTTTTACATCCAGGAAATTAGCCAATCAACAAAGTACGAAACAAGGAATTCTCCTACTGAATAAGGTATTCAAATCAAGCATCTCTGGCTAAACATGGGCACACACTTTAGTTTACCATGTTTCTGGCGAAGTTGCAGGAACAAATGTGCACAGAAGTAATAGAATGAATCTCACCAAAATAGCTGCCTGTCTCTCTCGTGCTTTTGCCTTGCGTTTCTCACCATCGGAAGCTGACCCTGGGATATTGGCATCACTACTAAAATTGGAATGTGTTTGATAACTGACCACTTCAGGTGCAAGTTGTTGCAATTTGGCCAAACATCCAGAATCAATATCAGCAAACTTCTTCAATATACTTTCAATCAGAGAAGAAAGGTTGCAACTGCCTGAGTCTGAAAAGTTGTCTGCGTTTTCTTTCTTATGCATCCTCATCAAGATAACAAGAAGTGACAACAAGCTTTGTTTAGCAGCATCATTCTCTAATCCCTTCCAGATTTCTTCGCCAGCATAAGCTAGGATGGGAACCAAACCTCCAGTAGAACATGACTGATCACTAGATTCTCTCTGCTGATAACAGATATCTAATGCTAACGATAGTAAATGCAATGCAGTAAGAAGAACACCATCAGGAGCACGTGATTCAGCACATTTATCAGTGAAAACAGCATAAAATAGCACTGCACGGATAATTTCAAGGACCACCTTACAAGTGGCTACTTTAGCTACCTCTTTGAGTGGAGGATAAATCTTAGTCCACCTGGGCAACTGACTGGTAAATGCAGAGACACTATAGAAGCGAAAGTATCTTTCTTCCGCACCTTGCAAATCCCGTGAGTTCCAACGAGGGTGGTATAAATCCAGTTCTTTCCAATATGTCCATCGCAGTGAGTACATACCctgtaatataaaaaatatcagGACTAGTGCATGTCAACTTAGGAAAACTAACAGGTAGTTTAGGTACTAAGGAAAACCTGATTAAACCCAGATGGACTGGAATATGTAGCAATGGTATCCAAAATTTCCTGAAGCTGGTTAAACTTAGAGAGGTCATGGGGGAGAGATTTCACCAATTGACTACGAGTGGCATCTCCAATGGCCAACTTACAAATTAACTCCCTTTTCAAACTTTCAGCTGTAGTTAGCCCAGAAAATCTCCGTTCTTTAACTATCTGTATAACAAGAGTGAGCATTTCCTGCACCAGAACTGGTTCATACCTGAAAACAAGTGTTCTttaagaaaagataaagaaatgCTACTGAATCAGATATGAACTCAGTCTTCCTATGACGCAACCTCTGAAGGTAACATCAAAAGGCTACACTCATGAGTAAAACTTCAAGATGATATTAAGAAAGAATACTATTCACCCAAATGTAAGAATATTGGGTAAACTGACCAATAACACTATGTTGACTTCAAcacataatagaaaaatatcTCCAAGGGAAACATTACAGGGGATATCTATATTTCACTAAAAGGTGCATGAACTGATGGTTCTAATAGACAATAGTCAGTCCATCAAAAGAAACATAGAACAAGACAGATAAAGTTGCAAGCTTGACAGCTAAAAATTGTAATATcatatagaaattaaaaaaatgagcaCATACTCGTTAGACCGTTCAAGATTCAGAGAAAGGTACTTTGACAGCCCAAAGCGTTCTAGAATTCTATTGACAAATAAGTCAGGTGGGGCCAACGCAGCACAG
The DNA window shown above is from Quercus lobata isolate SW786 chromosome 7, ValleyOak3.0 Primary Assembly, whole genome shotgun sequence and carries:
- the LOC115953024 gene encoding E3 ubiquitin-protein ligase PRT6 isoform X2, with product MDNMDIDSSFDTNTLKPPDQILRRLALIGVPEEVSDQPSLVAFVKDDKSRMLELVSAILPTDEEVWGALQDAKSGSRRSSISMKRRFRESMLWLQWLMFEGEPASALKNLSRMSSGQRGVCGAVWGNNDVAYRCRTCEHDPTCAICVPCFQNGDHTGHDYSIIYTGGGCCDCGDVTAWKREGFCSKHKGAEQIQPLPEEVANSVRPVLNALFICWKKKLLVAETIPQENPRAGDHISEQMRVANELTFVVVEMLLEFCKYSESLLSFVSRMVCSSLGLLQILVRAERFLKDDIVKKLYDLLLRLLGDPFFKYEFAKVFLSYYPTVVNEAIKMGNDNGSMNYSLQSTFSVQIFTVPTLTPRLVKEMNLLVMLLGCVGDIFAACAGEDGRLQIAKWANLYDTTIRVVEDIRFVLSHAVVSKYVTHDQKDISRTWMRLLAFVQGMNPQKRETGLHIEEDNENMLLPFALCHAIANIHSIFVDGAFSVSSSKEIDEIFSSTCNQDMGDGDSLRHAKVGHLSQESSACSALARTSKLAEVKSDTDFCLLIPPPVKWLINECLKAIENWLGVDNTSGAALNLFSPNTSSNPGSNFSAFKETLSKIKKGKYIFRRLASSSEDHGRQYSSHVHCGDMDFDSENGKRDTVACNSARSNDILMEVDTIDIDVLRVLSSSDWPNIIYDVSSQEISVHIPLHRLLSLLLQKALRRCFGESAVTNVTIGSSANLLSTSCIDFFAHVLGGCHPFGFSAFVMEHPLRVRVFCAEVHAGMWRKNGDAALLSWEWYRSEQGLELDLFLLQCCAALAPPDLFVNRILERFGLSKYLSLNLERSNETLVFRYEPVLVQEMLTLVIQIVKERRFSGLTTAESLKRELICKLAIGDATRSQLVKSLPHDLSKFNQLQEILDTIATYSSPSGFNQGMYSLRWTYWKELDLYHPRWNSRDLQGAEERYFRFYSVSAFTSQLPRWTKIYPPLKEVAKVATCKVVLEIIRAVLFYAVFTDKCAESRAPDGVLLTALHLLSLALDICYQQRESSDQSCSTGGLVPILAYAGEEIWKGLENDAAKQSLLSLLVILMRMHKKENADNFSDSGSCNLSSLIESILKKFADIDSGCLAKLQQLAPEVVSYQTHSNFSSDANIPGSASDGEKRKAKARERQAAILEKMRAEQSKFLASIDSAVDESSKSGQELSSSDVRDDSDESAQVVCSLCHDPNSKNPISFLILLQKSRLVSFIDRGPPSWEQFHQSEKEHASIATDKVTNDSGISTSSDGSGLISSSPSAQLVQNADDGFSYYGKPEEVESFETLEQDMYISIRKEVHDNILDSNFMEDNKPSTSEGGLERSRVAESVLLRNYIAALLKETKESPSASEDAQKDKSSVESTSKCPAYDGFGPTDCDGVHLSSCGHAVHQGCLDRYLSSVKERYVRRIVFEGGHIVDPEQGEFLCPVCRRLVNSVLPALPADFKEVQKQPVSATLSSSLAAGPSTSSSEEIGSLRIQQALALLQSAANMVGKGEILKVFTLRRNGRVLPNLEPVCRVLSKIFYPNKQDKLPESARISHSMLMWDSLKYSLISTEIAARCGRNQMTPNYGISAIYGELKSSTGFMLSLLLKIVQNTRSKNAIHVLQRFIGTQLFAESICSGISVGHGSGTLGQGNMMRILNQVAMEESNSDIQFWNRASGPVLSRDPFSSLMWVLFCLPYPFLSCEESLLSLVHVFYVVSIAQAIITYCGINQGKSNERGINDSLISDISKVLGDFGYVQQYFVSNYVGPSSNMKDTIRSLSFPYLRRCALLWKLLNSSARAPFCERDNMFDRSSLAINDMMDITDGSSLVELNEVQRLETMFTIPSLDVVLKSEGVRSLVLKWSHHFRKEFEVRNFGRVMHITPAVPFKLMHLPHVYQEILQRFIKQRCPDCKAVLDEPALCLLCGRLCSPSWKPCCSQSGCQTHAMACGAGTGVFLLIRRTTILLQRSARQAPWPSPYLDDFGEEDIQMHRGKPLYLNEERYAALTYMVASHGLDRSSKVLRQTTIGSFFMV